The Arachis ipaensis cultivar K30076 chromosome B07, Araip1.1, whole genome shotgun sequence genome includes a window with the following:
- the LOC107608867 gene encoding U-box domain-containing protein 4 isoform X1, giving the protein MDISLLNVLSNGISSFLHPSFSGNMNSKPVSMYCQSAEQTLKLLKPIIDTTVHSDISADEELRKLFEELGQSVDELRELFENWHPLSSKFYFVMQAEPLIARIQSIGFNILQKLKASQQCLPDDLGHDMTSIIKEAINEQPEGEGPSSEILANIAEILDLRSNQDVLIEAVALERLKENAEQTENIAEAEYIDRMISVVTRMHERIIILKQAQSSIPDSVPADFCCPLSLELMTDPVIVSSGQTYERTFIKDWIDLGLMVCPKTRQTLVHSNLIPNYTVKALIVNWCETNNVILVDPVKSTNINQLSLLHGSIESGTIKESTVRTSFSANHQEETSPFHPSSTPEDSFSGVDNAQHVDPVRISSAVSDDRSASSDEESVDLVSQSSTSPSRREASNALRSEQSQNHVRTYSDSSEHSSENFHQGIQGDSNNGPLPSSTSPIHSRDASEELAPELDAGARPIPQGEPEFSPQLVQPRFPRKTVLQRPSERFVPRIVSSPPVEPRGDGSGIESRVKELIELLKSSSLDTQREATGELRLLAKHNMDNRIVIANCGAIPLLVNLLLSTDTTIQENSVTALLNLSINDNNKNAIANAGAIEPLIHVLETGSAEAKENSAATLYSLSVVEENKIRIGRAGAIKPLVELLSNGTPRGKKDASTALFNLSIFHENKDRIVEAGAVKHLVDLMDPAAGMVDKAVAVLANLATIPEGRTAIGQQGGIPLLVEVVELGSTRGKENAAAALLHLCVNHPRYLNMVLQEGAVPPLVALSRSGTARAKEKALSLLNHFRDRRHGGAVRG; this is encoded by the exons ATGGACATATCTTTGTTAAATGTGCTCTCCAATGGCATATCCTCATTTTTGCATCCATCATTTTCTGGAAACATGAACTCAAAACCTGTATCAATGTATTGCCAAAGTGCAGAGCAGACACTTAAGTTGTTGAAGCCAATTATCGACACAACTGTTCATTCTGATATATCTGCTGATGAAGAGCTTAGAAAGTTATTTGAGGAACTTGGTCAGTCTGTTGATGAGTTGAGGGAGCTTTTCGAGAATTGGCATCCGCTATCCAGTAAATTTTACTTT GTGATGCAAGCTGAACCGTTGATAGCTAGAATTCAGTCTATAGGGTTCAATATTTTGCAGAAGCTGAAGGCTTCACAGCAATGTCTACCTGATGATTTGGGGCATGATATGACATCAATCATTAAGGAAGCTATAAATGAACAACCGGAAGGCGAAGGACCAAGTTCTGAGATTCTAGCAAATATTGCCGAGATCCTCGACTTAAGGTCTAATCAAGATGTTTTGATTGAAGCTGTGGCCCTTGAAAGGTTGAAGGAGAATGCTGAACAAACTGAAAACATTGCAGAAGCTGAGTATATTGATCGAATGATCTCTGTTGTGACTCGAATGCATGAGCGAATCATCATTCTCAAGCAAGCTCAGAGCTCTATCCCGGATTCGGTACCTGCTGATTTTTGCTGTCCTCTCTCTTTGGAATTGATGACAGATCCAGTCATTGTGTCATCCGGGCAAACCTATGAGCGAACTTTCATCAAGGACTGGATTGATCTTGGGCTCATGGTTTGTCCAAAGACTCGTCAGACTCTGGTTCATTCCAACCTAATACCTAACTACACTGTAAAAGCATTAATTGTTAATTGGTGCGAAACAAACAATGTGATACTAGTTGATCCAGTAAAGTCCACAAACATAAATCAACTGTCTCTCCTTCATGGATCTATTGAGTCTGGTACAATCAAGGAATCAACTGTTAGAACTTCTTTCAGTGCAAACCATCAAGAGGAAACATCACCATTCCATCCTAGTTCAACTCCAGAAGATTCCTTTAGTGGCGTGGATAATGCACAGCATGTGGATCCTGTAAGAATATCATCTGCAGTTTCAGATGACAGGTCTGCTAGCTCGGACGAAGAAAGTGTGGATTTAGTTTCACAATCATCAACTTCACCATCTAGAAGGGAAGCTTCAAATGCCTTGAGATCAGAGCAATCTCAAAACCATGTAAGAACTTATTCTGATTCCAGTGAACACTCTAGTGAAAATTTTCATCAAGGCATACAGGGTGATAGCAACAATGGTCCTCTTCCATCATCAACCAGTCCAATCCACAGTCGAGATGCTTCTGAGGAATTAGCTCCCGAGCTGGATGCTGGTGCCAGGCCAATTCCACAAGGCGAGCCCGAGTTTTCACCACAACTTGTGCAGCCAAGGTTTCCAAGAAAAACTGTATTACAACGGCCGTCAGAGAGGTTTGTCCCTAGGATAGTTTCTTCTCCTCCTGTTGAACCAAGAGGCGATGGATCCGGTATTGAATCCAGGGTTAAGGAGTTGATTGAGCTCTTGAAGAGCTCTTCTCTTGATACTCAAAGGGAAGCCACAGGAGAACTCCGCCTTCTTGCTAAGCACAACATGGATAACAGAATTGTGATTGCAAACTGTGGAGCCATTCCCTTGTTGGTCAATTTGCTTCTATCAACCGATACAACAATCCAAGAAAACTCTGTTACAGCACTTCTTAACTTATCAATCAATGACAACAACAAAAATGCAATTGCAAATGCTGGTGCAATTGAACCTCTGATTCATGTCCTTGAGACAGGTAGTGCAGAAGCAAAGGAGAACTCGGCGGCTACTCTTTACAGCTTATCAGTGGTTGAGGAGAACAAGATCAGGATAGGGAGGGCCGGGGCTATTAAACCTCTGGTTGAGTTATTAAGTAATGGAACTCCAAGGGGTAAGAAAGATGCTTCCACTGCTTTATTTAACTTGTCAATATTTCACGAAAACAAGGATCGAATTGTAGAAGCTGGTGCTGTGAAGCACCTTGTAGATTTGATGGACCCTGCAGCCGGAATGGTCGATAAGGCTGTGGCTGTTCTAGCAAATCTGGCCACAATACCGGAAGGAAGAACTGCCATTGGGCAGCAAGGTGGCATTCCTCTTCTGGTTGAGGTTGTTGAGTTGGGTTCTACTAGAGGAAAGGAGAATGCAGCAGCAGCTCTTCTACATTTATGCGTAAACCATCCGAGATATTTAAACATGGTACTCCAAGAAGGAGCTGTTCCACCATTAGTCGCTTTATCAAGATCAGGCACCGCAAGGGCTAAAGAGAAG GCCCTGTCTCTTCTGAATCATTTTAGAGATCGAAGGCATGGTGGTGCTGTGAGGGGCTGA
- the LOC107608868 gene encoding mediator of RNA polymerase II transcription subunit 7a, with product MATATYPPPPPYYRLYKDYLEDPKSAPEPPPPIEGTYVCFGGTYTTSDVLPSLEEQGVRQLYPKGANVDFKKELRSLNGELQLHILELADILIERPSQYARRVEEISTVFKNLHHLLNSLRPHQARATLIHILELQIERRKEAVEDIKKRREEARRLLNESLATLDDQ from the exons atggCAACTGCAACATACCCGCCGCCCCCACCATATTATAGGCTCTACAAAGATTACTTGGAGGACCCTAAGTCTGCTCCAGAGCCTCCTCCTCCCATAGAAGGGACCTACGTTTGTTTTGGGGGCACCTATACT ACTAGTGATGTTTTGCCAAGCTTGGAAGAACAAGGGGTGCGCCAACTCTATCCAAAGGGGGCTAATGTTG ATTTCAAGAAGGAGCTGAGATCACTGAATGGAGAATTGCAGCTACACATTTTGGAGCTTGCAGATATTCTTATTGAGAGACCATCACAGTATGCAAGGAGAGTTGAAGAGATTTCGACTGTATTCAAAAACTTACATCACCTTTTAAATTCCTTGCGACCTCATCAG GCAAGAGCAACATTAATTCACATTTTGGAACTTCAGATTGAGCGTCGTAAAGAAGCAGTGGAAGACATAAAGAA GAGAAGAGAAGAGGCACGAAGACTACTTAACGAGTCCCTAGCAACACTTGATGACCAATAG
- the LOC107608867 gene encoding U-box domain-containing protein 4 isoform X2, which translates to MDISLLNVLSNGISSFLHPSFSGNMNSKPVSMYCQSAEQTLKLLKPIIDTTVHSDISADEELRKLFEELGQSVDELRELFENWHPLSSKFYFVMQAEPLIARIQSIGFNILQKLKASQQCLPDDLGHDMTSIIKEAINEQPEGEGPSSEILANIAEILDLRSNQDVLIEAVALERLKENAEQTENIAEAEYIDRMISVVTRMHERIIILKQAQSSIPDSVPADFCCPLSLELMTDPVIVSSGQTYERTFIKDWIDLGLMVCPKTRQTLVHSNLIPNYTVKALIVNWCETNNVILVDPVKSTNINQLSLLHGSIESGTIKESTVRTSFSANHQEETSPFHPSSTPEDSFSGVDNAQHVDPVRISDEESVDLVSQSSTSPSRREASNALRSEQSQNHVRTYSDSSEHSSENFHQGIQGDSNNGPLPSSTSPIHSRDASEELAPELDAGARPIPQGEPEFSPQLVQPRFPRKTVLQRPSERFVPRIVSSPPVEPRGDGSGIESRVKELIELLKSSSLDTQREATGELRLLAKHNMDNRIVIANCGAIPLLVNLLLSTDTTIQENSVTALLNLSINDNNKNAIANAGAIEPLIHVLETGSAEAKENSAATLYSLSVVEENKIRIGRAGAIKPLVELLSNGTPRGKKDASTALFNLSIFHENKDRIVEAGAVKHLVDLMDPAAGMVDKAVAVLANLATIPEGRTAIGQQGGIPLLVEVVELGSTRGKENAAAALLHLCVNHPRYLNMVLQEGAVPPLVALSRSGTARAKEKALSLLNHFRDRRHGGAVRG; encoded by the exons ATGGACATATCTTTGTTAAATGTGCTCTCCAATGGCATATCCTCATTTTTGCATCCATCATTTTCTGGAAACATGAACTCAAAACCTGTATCAATGTATTGCCAAAGTGCAGAGCAGACACTTAAGTTGTTGAAGCCAATTATCGACACAACTGTTCATTCTGATATATCTGCTGATGAAGAGCTTAGAAAGTTATTTGAGGAACTTGGTCAGTCTGTTGATGAGTTGAGGGAGCTTTTCGAGAATTGGCATCCGCTATCCAGTAAATTTTACTTT GTGATGCAAGCTGAACCGTTGATAGCTAGAATTCAGTCTATAGGGTTCAATATTTTGCAGAAGCTGAAGGCTTCACAGCAATGTCTACCTGATGATTTGGGGCATGATATGACATCAATCATTAAGGAAGCTATAAATGAACAACCGGAAGGCGAAGGACCAAGTTCTGAGATTCTAGCAAATATTGCCGAGATCCTCGACTTAAGGTCTAATCAAGATGTTTTGATTGAAGCTGTGGCCCTTGAAAGGTTGAAGGAGAATGCTGAACAAACTGAAAACATTGCAGAAGCTGAGTATATTGATCGAATGATCTCTGTTGTGACTCGAATGCATGAGCGAATCATCATTCTCAAGCAAGCTCAGAGCTCTATCCCGGATTCGGTACCTGCTGATTTTTGCTGTCCTCTCTCTTTGGAATTGATGACAGATCCAGTCATTGTGTCATCCGGGCAAACCTATGAGCGAACTTTCATCAAGGACTGGATTGATCTTGGGCTCATGGTTTGTCCAAAGACTCGTCAGACTCTGGTTCATTCCAACCTAATACCTAACTACACTGTAAAAGCATTAATTGTTAATTGGTGCGAAACAAACAATGTGATACTAGTTGATCCAGTAAAGTCCACAAACATAAATCAACTGTCTCTCCTTCATGGATCTATTGAGTCTGGTACAATCAAGGAATCAACTGTTAGAACTTCTTTCAGTGCAAACCATCAAGAGGAAACATCACCATTCCATCCTAGTTCAACTCCAGAAGATTCCTTTAGTGGCGTGGATAATGCACAGCATGTGGATCCTGTAAGAATATCA GACGAAGAAAGTGTGGATTTAGTTTCACAATCATCAACTTCACCATCTAGAAGGGAAGCTTCAAATGCCTTGAGATCAGAGCAATCTCAAAACCATGTAAGAACTTATTCTGATTCCAGTGAACACTCTAGTGAAAATTTTCATCAAGGCATACAGGGTGATAGCAACAATGGTCCTCTTCCATCATCAACCAGTCCAATCCACAGTCGAGATGCTTCTGAGGAATTAGCTCCCGAGCTGGATGCTGGTGCCAGGCCAATTCCACAAGGCGAGCCCGAGTTTTCACCACAACTTGTGCAGCCAAGGTTTCCAAGAAAAACTGTATTACAACGGCCGTCAGAGAGGTTTGTCCCTAGGATAGTTTCTTCTCCTCCTGTTGAACCAAGAGGCGATGGATCCGGTATTGAATCCAGGGTTAAGGAGTTGATTGAGCTCTTGAAGAGCTCTTCTCTTGATACTCAAAGGGAAGCCACAGGAGAACTCCGCCTTCTTGCTAAGCACAACATGGATAACAGAATTGTGATTGCAAACTGTGGAGCCATTCCCTTGTTGGTCAATTTGCTTCTATCAACCGATACAACAATCCAAGAAAACTCTGTTACAGCACTTCTTAACTTATCAATCAATGACAACAACAAAAATGCAATTGCAAATGCTGGTGCAATTGAACCTCTGATTCATGTCCTTGAGACAGGTAGTGCAGAAGCAAAGGAGAACTCGGCGGCTACTCTTTACAGCTTATCAGTGGTTGAGGAGAACAAGATCAGGATAGGGAGGGCCGGGGCTATTAAACCTCTGGTTGAGTTATTAAGTAATGGAACTCCAAGGGGTAAGAAAGATGCTTCCACTGCTTTATTTAACTTGTCAATATTTCACGAAAACAAGGATCGAATTGTAGAAGCTGGTGCTGTGAAGCACCTTGTAGATTTGATGGACCCTGCAGCCGGAATGGTCGATAAGGCTGTGGCTGTTCTAGCAAATCTGGCCACAATACCGGAAGGAAGAACTGCCATTGGGCAGCAAGGTGGCATTCCTCTTCTGGTTGAGGTTGTTGAGTTGGGTTCTACTAGAGGAAAGGAGAATGCAGCAGCAGCTCTTCTACATTTATGCGTAAACCATCCGAGATATTTAAACATGGTACTCCAAGAAGGAGCTGTTCCACCATTAGTCGCTTTATCAAGATCAGGCACCGCAAGGGCTAAAGAGAAG GCCCTGTCTCTTCTGAATCATTTTAGAGATCGAAGGCATGGTGGTGCTGTGAGGGGCTGA
- the LOC110264902 gene encoding uncharacterized protein LOC110264902 translates to MAALENMVAAMQATAEALGNQINQGNHGNNNDEDGPMTLATFLKVHPPTFRGTSNPTDADNWIQAMERALQAQQVPDEQWVEFGTYQLQGEAQYWWQGTRRILQPDGAAIPWEVFRTEFYKKYFPNSARNAKELELMQLKQGHMTVAEYTSTFEELCRFSHICQGAPEDFVEWKCIKYEGGLQSDILSFVAPMEIRVFSKLVNKSRVVEDCVRKAAAEKGSLRVPFQRPSGRNFAPER, encoded by the coding sequence ATGGCTGCCTTGGAAAATATGGTTGCAGCTATGCAGGCAACAGCTGAGGCACTGGGTAACCAGATAAATCAGGGTAATCATGGGAACAATAATGATGAAGACGGTCCTATGACACTTGCTACATTTCTGAAAGTTCACCCTCCGACTTttaggggaacctcaaatcccactgatgcagataattggattcaGGCTATGGAAAGGGCGTTGCAGGCCCAACAGGTTCCTGATGAGCAATGGGTTGAGTTTGGAACATATCAGTTGCAAGGTGAagctcagtattggtggcagggaacacgACGTATCCTGCAGCCTGATGGTGCTGCGATTCCTTGGGAGGTTTTCCGAACAGAattctataagaaatactttcctaattcagctagaaatgccaaggaacttgaattaatgcagttaaagcagggacatatgactgttgctgagtatacTAGCACATTTGAGGAGTTATGTCGCTTTTCTCATATTTGTCAAGGTGCGCCTGAAGATTTTGTTGAATGGAAGTGTATTAAATATGAGGGAGGTCTTCAGAGTGATATTCTGAGTTTCGTTGCCCCAATGGAGATTAGGGTATTTTCTAaattggtgaataagagtagggtggTTGAGGATTGTGTGAGGAAGGCGGCAGCAGAGAAAGGGAGTTTGAGGGTGCCTTTTCAGAGGCCTTCAGGGAGGAATTTTGCCCCCGAGAGGTAG